One genomic segment of Kordiimonas sp. SCSIO 12603 includes these proteins:
- a CDS encoding phospholipid-binding protein MlaC: protein MMKKLIAACVLFLFAPLNIVAAQDKAVDDPKGAIEFIERLSSETVAVWSDAKMNEMERDTAFKAIFAEATDINLLARGMLGRHYRSLTSDQRTQYMAAMRDYILAEFDSNMSEIGFKNLDVVGTKPASGKRGHLYVRTEILRDEGAAILANWRVRKKNGQFHIVNLEFEGINLMITNRDVFSSKIKRDGIDGLIAWLHRRAAEAAAEAEAASAS from the coding sequence ATGATGAAGAAATTGATTGCCGCATGTGTGCTTTTCCTGTTTGCACCTCTAAATATTGTTGCTGCCCAAGACAAGGCGGTAGATGATCCAAAAGGTGCTATTGAATTCATCGAAAGACTATCTTCTGAAACAGTTGCTGTTTGGAGCGACGCGAAGATGAATGAGATGGAACGTGATACAGCGTTCAAAGCTATCTTTGCGGAAGCAACAGATATCAACCTTCTTGCCCGCGGCATGCTTGGTCGTCATTACCGCTCCCTAACCTCGGATCAGCGTACACAATATATGGCTGCAATGCGGGATTATATTCTGGCTGAATTCGACAGCAACATGTCTGAAATCGGCTTCAAAAACCTTGATGTAGTAGGCACCAAGCCAGCATCCGGTAAGCGTGGCCACCTCTACGTACGCACAGAAATTCTGCGTGACGAAGGCGCAGCTATCCTTGCTAACTGGCGTGTCCGCAAGAAAAACGGTCAGTTCCATATTGTTAACCTGGAATTTGAAGGTATCAATCTGATGATCACAAACCGCGACGTGTTTTCATCAAAGATTAAACGCGACGGTATTGATGGGTTAATTGCATGGCTACACAGGCGCGCGGCTGAAGCGGCAGCTGAAGCCGAAGCAGCTTCAGCTTCTTAA
- a CDS encoding threonine/serine dehydratase: MFSYDMVQNAAEQLKGVAVRTPLIESPLLNERVGGRVFLKCENLQHTGSFKFRGAYNRLSRLSDDEKAAGVLAFSSGNHAQGIARAAQMLGIKATIIMPADAPQLKVDGTRGYGAEVVFYDRYNEDREEVAKRVAGDSGAVIVPPYNNEYIMAGQGTVGLEIAEDLKALGTTPDQVLVNCGGGGLCSGTFTSLYKAFPSLDGYAVEPNEFDDVMRSLESGEIQTVDFGARSICDALLTPSAGSLTFPVLKSLGIKGLTVTDDEAKAAVGYAARTLKIVGEPGGVVSLAAVLAGKLDAKDKTTVCVISGGNIDPAMLIECLAH, encoded by the coding sequence ATGTTTTCTTACGATATGGTTCAGAATGCTGCGGAGCAACTTAAAGGTGTTGCTGTCAGGACACCTCTTATTGAAAGTCCGCTACTTAATGAACGTGTTGGTGGGCGTGTATTTCTGAAGTGTGAAAACCTGCAGCATACGGGTTCTTTTAAGTTTCGCGGCGCTTATAATCGTCTCTCAAGGTTATCTGATGATGAGAAAGCGGCGGGTGTGCTTGCGTTCTCCAGTGGTAACCACGCTCAAGGTATTGCTCGTGCAGCACAAATGCTGGGTATCAAGGCAACGATTATTATGCCTGCAGATGCACCACAATTGAAGGTGGACGGCACGCGAGGGTATGGCGCTGAGGTGGTATTCTATGATCGGTATAATGAGGATCGCGAAGAAGTTGCTAAACGTGTAGCAGGGGATAGTGGTGCAGTTATCGTACCTCCGTATAACAATGAATACATCATGGCTGGGCAGGGGACTGTTGGGCTTGAAATTGCTGAAGACCTGAAAGCACTAGGGACTACACCGGATCAAGTGCTAGTGAATTGTGGTGGCGGCGGTTTGTGCTCAGGTACATTCACATCTCTTTATAAGGCTTTCCCCAGCCTTGATGGATATGCAGTTGAGCCAAATGAATTTGATGATGTTATGCGGTCCCTTGAAAGTGGCGAGATTCAAACGGTTGATTTTGGTGCGCGTTCTATATGTGATGCGCTCCTCACGCCAAGTGCTGGAAGCCTGACTTTTCCTGTTTTGAAAAGTCTTGGTATTAAAGGGCTAACGGTTACTGATGACGAAGCTAAGGCTGCCGTTGGTTATGCAGCTCGAACACTTAAAATCGTGGGGGAACCGGGTGGTGTGGTTTCTCTCGCTGCGGTGCTGGCGGGTAAGCTGGATGCGAAGGATAAAACCACTGTTTGTGTGATCAGTGGAGGAAATATTGACCCTGCAATGTTAATCGAATGCTTGGCGCATTAA
- a CDS encoding glycine cleavage system protein R, with product MTGSQSNAVLLTIMGKDRVGIVSAVTSYLFDTGANLADSAFAVLGEGFEFSCVAELEGATEARELEEGLAALDLLKGARITACAFPFELMRDDRGTVSHTVEITGGDRPGLVARISEVLVNHGANIVRMNSRRISTNHGADYRTRFAVNIADEDLKLLEAALFNTAGSMRLDLTVEAV from the coding sequence ATGACTGGCTCGCAATCTAATGCCGTATTGCTAACAATCATGGGTAAAGACAGGGTTGGAATTGTTTCCGCTGTTACCAGTTATCTATTTGATACTGGGGCAAATTTGGCGGATTCTGCCTTTGCTGTGCTGGGTGAAGGGTTTGAATTTTCGTGTGTGGCAGAACTTGAAGGCGCTACAGAGGCTAGGGAACTTGAAGAAGGTCTTGCTGCCCTAGATTTACTTAAGGGTGCGAGAATCACTGCTTGTGCGTTTCCGTTTGAGTTAATGAGAGATGACAGGGGGACAGTTAGCCATACGGTGGAAATCACTGGAGGTGATAGGCCGGGCCTTGTTGCGCGGATCAGTGAAGTGCTCGTCAATCACGGCGCCAATATTGTTCGGATGAACAGTCGCCGTATTTCAACAAATCATGGCGCTGATTATAGAACCCGTTTTGCAGTGAATATTGCTGATGAAGATTTAAAGCTTTTGGAAGCGGCTTTGTTTAACACCGCTGGGAGCATGCGCCTCGACCTTACAGTCGAGGCTGTGTGA
- a CDS encoding DUF2336 domain-containing protein — MAEKTTLSSADVAKLLQDPSGENRAVAASKVASTFSADSLSDKEREIAESIFRHMLKDAEVRVRQALSESLKENPEVPHDVASALAKDVDEVAMPLIESSVVLTDADLIELVKTRGSDVQKAVAGRDDVSENLSDVIAEEGSEEAVAALVGNNSAAISDATFGKVLDKHGDSELVQGPMANRQELPVAVAERLVTLVSEQLKDHILTHHEVSPGMASDLLLESREKATVSLLDGDENTVQALVDQLHANGRLTPTLMLRALVMGDVTFFEVALAKRVNIPVVNAYKLVHDKGGMGLQRLFEAAKMPPQLLLVARSALDLFDEMLETAGDDQDMFKQLMIERVLTAVEDEIDTDNLDYLIGKLHGVQADNHVG, encoded by the coding sequence TTGGCTGAGAAAACAACCCTATCTAGTGCTGATGTTGCAAAACTTCTGCAGGATCCAAGTGGCGAAAACAGAGCTGTCGCGGCTTCTAAAGTTGCTTCCACTTTTAGTGCCGATTCCTTATCCGATAAAGAACGTGAAATTGCGGAAAGTATTTTCCGTCATATGCTTAAGGATGCGGAAGTAAGGGTAAGGCAGGCCTTATCTGAAAGCCTGAAAGAAAACCCCGAAGTTCCTCATGATGTTGCGAGTGCACTTGCCAAAGATGTTGATGAAGTGGCGATGCCGCTGATTGAAAGCTCGGTAGTTCTTACAGATGCCGATTTAATAGAACTTGTTAAAACACGTGGCTCTGATGTTCAGAAGGCAGTTGCTGGCCGAGATGATGTTTCAGAGAATTTATCTGATGTTATTGCAGAAGAGGGTAGCGAAGAAGCAGTTGCGGCACTTGTGGGCAATAATAGTGCAGCTATCAGTGATGCTACCTTTGGCAAAGTCTTGGATAAACACGGGGATAGCGAACTGGTGCAGGGGCCAATGGCTAACCGTCAGGAACTACCAGTTGCTGTAGCTGAGCGGTTGGTTACTCTCGTGTCAGAGCAACTTAAAGACCATATTCTTACGCACCATGAAGTATCGCCCGGCATGGCAAGCGATCTGCTTCTTGAAAGCCGAGAGAAAGCAACAGTTTCACTACTAGACGGTGACGAAAACACCGTACAGGCTTTGGTGGACCAGCTTCATGCGAATGGTCGCCTTACACCAACACTTATGTTGCGAGCGCTTGTCATGGGTGATGTCACCTTCTTCGAAGTTGCACTTGCTAAGCGCGTGAATATCCCAGTGGTGAATGCATATAAACTTGTACACGATAAGGGAGGTATGGGGCTTCAACGTTTGTTCGAGGCTGCAAAAATGCCTCCTCAGTTATTGTTGGTAGCTCGTTCAGCACTTGATTTGTTTGATGAGATGCTGGAAACAGCTGGTGATGATCAGGATATGTTCAAACAGTTGATGATTGAACGGGTTCTAACCGCGGTGGAAGACGAAATTGACACAGATAACCTTGATTATCTGATTGGTAAGCTTCACGGCGTGCAAGCTGATAATCACGTTGGTTAA
- a CDS encoding cytochrome c family protein codes for MPMLLKVCTLALMTTFSGTVVNAVDATDTSLSSLGDAAKGKRVFNRCKACHNLTPAKRTRLGPNLDELFGRKAGSAENYKYSKAMLDTDIVWTESTINEWLTKPNAFLPGNKMAFAGIRKEQDRKDLIAFLRQSTAKTE; via the coding sequence ATGCCGATGCTGTTGAAAGTTTGTACGCTTGCGCTGATGACGACATTTTCAGGAACAGTCGTAAACGCGGTTGATGCAACAGATACTAGCCTTTCAAGCCTTGGTGATGCGGCAAAAGGCAAGCGTGTCTTTAATCGTTGCAAAGCTTGTCATAACCTTACACCAGCTAAGCGTACACGACTTGGCCCTAACCTGGACGAGCTATTTGGCCGTAAAGCAGGTTCGGCTGAAAATTATAAATATTCAAAAGCCATGCTGGATACAGATATTGTGTGGACGGAAAGCACAATCAATGAATGGCTAACCAAACCAAATGCCTTCTTGCCGGGTAATAAAATGGCCTTCGCAGGCATTCGTAAAGAGCAAGATCGCAAAGATTTGATAGCCTTTTTACGACAGTCCACAGCAAAAACAGAATAA
- a CDS encoding sodium:alanine symporter family protein — MKRLLAVLASVCFATQAALAQDSGKTFSDMINDFMTPISKAISSVVFYAVDMSWLYDGAPALPLIVVWLLGGGIFFTFYMGFPNIRGFKQSMRIVKGTYDDPEDPGEVTHFQALSAAVSGTVGLGNIAGVALAISVGGAGATFWMIIAGLFGMTSKFVECTLGVKYREIDENGVVSGGPMHYLSKGLANMGLAGLGKVLAVAAAMICIGGAFGAGAIFQVNQSAMQFTNEVSALTGGTESFFYGKGWIFGIIFASVVGLVIIGGIKKITHVTEFLVPIMAIVYVSASMIIIFSNISMLPDALSQIFIGAFTAEGVQGGILGVLIQGLRRASFSNEAGLGSASIAHAAAKTKEPVAEGLVALLEPFIDTVVICTITALVIIITGSVDASASGNAAGIALTSKAFASVIDWFPYVLTVAVIMFAFSTSITWFYYGQRSFLWLVGDKPMADLLFKIAYLSALIVGSAMSLGAVVDIADALLLAMGVPNILGLFLLRKEVKGMLTDYFARVKSGEIRPYEG; from the coding sequence ATGAAACGCCTTCTGGCTGTATTGGCCTCTGTGTGCTTCGCCACGCAAGCCGCTCTTGCACAAGATTCTGGGAAAACTTTCTCAGATATGATCAATGATTTCATGACACCTATTAGTAAAGCTATTTCTTCGGTCGTATTTTATGCCGTTGACATGAGCTGGCTATATGATGGTGCTCCGGCACTGCCGCTTATCGTAGTATGGCTGCTTGGTGGTGGTATTTTCTTCACATTTTATATGGGTTTCCCAAACATTCGCGGCTTCAAACAGTCCATGCGTATTGTCAAGGGTACATATGATGACCCTGAAGACCCGGGCGAAGTAACTCACTTCCAAGCGCTATCTGCTGCGGTTTCCGGTACGGTAGGCCTCGGTAACATCGCAGGGGTTGCTCTTGCAATTTCAGTGGGGGGTGCAGGCGCTACCTTCTGGATGATTATTGCAGGCCTCTTCGGCATGACATCAAAATTTGTGGAATGTACACTCGGTGTTAAATACCGTGAGATCGATGAAAATGGTGTGGTTTCTGGCGGCCCTATGCATTACCTGAGTAAAGGTCTCGCTAACATGGGTTTGGCTGGCCTTGGTAAAGTACTTGCTGTAGCTGCTGCGATGATTTGTATCGGCGGTGCTTTCGGTGCTGGCGCTATTTTCCAAGTAAACCAGTCTGCAATGCAGTTCACCAACGAAGTATCAGCGCTTACAGGCGGCACGGAGAGCTTCTTCTACGGCAAGGGTTGGATTTTCGGTATTATCTTTGCGTCTGTCGTAGGCCTTGTGATTATCGGCGGTATTAAAAAGATTACACACGTAACCGAGTTCCTAGTACCTATTATGGCGATTGTCTATGTCAGCGCCTCGATGATTATTATCTTCAGTAACATTTCGATGTTACCAGATGCTCTTAGCCAAATCTTCATTGGTGCATTTACAGCTGAAGGTGTTCAGGGCGGCATCCTAGGCGTGCTTATTCAAGGTTTACGCCGTGCATCATTCTCTAACGAAGCTGGTCTTGGTTCCGCATCTATTGCACATGCTGCTGCGAAAACAAAAGAACCAGTGGCGGAAGGTCTTGTTGCCCTTCTTGAGCCGTTTATTGATACAGTGGTGATCTGTACGATTACAGCACTTGTAATCATCATCACAGGCTCTGTTGATGCATCGGCTTCAGGCAATGCGGCAGGTATTGCATTGACATCAAAAGCATTTGCTTCTGTGATTGATTGGTTCCCATATGTTCTGACTGTAGCCGTTATTATGTTTGCATTCTCAACATCCATTACATGGTTCTATTACGGACAACGTTCTTTCTTGTGGTTAGTTGGTGACAAACCAATGGCTGACTTACTGTTCAAGATCGCTTACCTGAGTGCACTTATTGTCGGTTCCGCAATGTCACTTGGAGCAGTAGTGGATATTGCCGATGCACTTCTACTGGCAATGGGTGTTCCAAACATTCTTGGCCTCTTCCTTCTTCGTAAGGAAGTAAAAGGTATGCTGACTGATTATTTCGCCCGTGTTAAGTCAGGTGAAATCAGACCATACGAAGGCTAA
- a CDS encoding DUF885 family protein, with the protein MIQKSISTIALVLALAACDAGNQTNKNETTQAAPEMSEVNQNAAIMEFFDEAMAERLALNPLQAERLGDKSNNDKWPEVTDAAAEKMLALYKEQLAALRTFDFNALDAKTQLSYRIFEITAERFLANHQWRHHGYPVNQMFGWQTTVPSHLMTVHSVSNKADAEAYVKRLERVETFLGQVAADMKVRADMGVMAPQFVYPYVITASENLFKGAPFEEGEDGIILANFKRKVGTLNLPDGEEAELVEAATAALLGGFKSGYDMLIAELKREQGIATTDDGAWKFPDGEAFYAQALKNNTTTDMSADEIHQLGLDNVERIHGAMKEIMKQVEFEGSLQDFFAFTRDDPRFYYENTDAGKEEYIAKANEYVDAMRTKVPEYFDLMPKAPMEVRAVEKFRENSAGKAFYQRSAPDGSRPGIFYANLRDTRLMPTYQLEALAYHEGIPGHHFQIAISQELDGVPLFQRTARFTAFSEGWGLYTEELGKDMGFYADPYSDFGRLAMELWRACRLVVDTGLHHKKWTREQAIQYLSDNTPNPLGDNIAAIERYIVMPGQATAYMVGKLKIMELREKARAELGDKFDWRGFHSVVLANGAVPLSILEENVNA; encoded by the coding sequence ATGATACAAAAATCTATCTCAACTATTGCACTTGTGCTTGCTCTTGCAGCCTGTGATGCAGGTAACCAAACAAACAAAAATGAAACGACTCAAGCCGCGCCGGAGATGTCTGAAGTAAATCAGAATGCCGCGATTATGGAGTTTTTCGATGAAGCTATGGCAGAGCGCCTTGCTCTAAACCCGCTTCAGGCAGAACGTTTAGGTGATAAATCAAACAATGATAAGTGGCCGGAAGTGACAGATGCTGCCGCTGAAAAGATGCTGGCTCTTTATAAGGAGCAGTTAGCTGCCCTTAGAACGTTTGACTTTAATGCGCTGGATGCAAAGACACAGCTATCTTACCGTATTTTTGAAATTACTGCAGAACGTTTCCTTGCAAACCATCAATGGCGTCATCACGGATATCCGGTAAACCAGATGTTCGGGTGGCAAACTACAGTACCATCACATTTGATGACTGTTCACAGCGTTTCCAATAAAGCTGATGCTGAAGCTTATGTTAAGCGTCTTGAGCGGGTTGAAACATTCCTTGGGCAAGTAGCTGCGGATATGAAGGTACGTGCTGATATGGGGGTGATGGCACCCCAGTTCGTTTACCCGTACGTTATTACAGCTTCTGAAAATCTCTTTAAGGGCGCGCCATTTGAAGAAGGTGAGGATGGTATTATCCTCGCGAACTTTAAGCGCAAAGTTGGAACTTTGAACTTGCCTGATGGTGAAGAGGCAGAACTTGTTGAAGCTGCGACCGCTGCCCTGCTTGGTGGTTTTAAAAGTGGCTATGATATGTTGATTGCTGAATTAAAGCGTGAACAGGGGATAGCGACTACTGATGATGGTGCCTGGAAGTTCCCGGACGGTGAAGCTTTCTATGCGCAAGCGCTGAAGAATAACACTACGACTGATATGTCTGCGGATGAAATTCATCAACTAGGTCTCGATAATGTTGAACGTATCCACGGTGCTATGAAAGAGATCATGAAGCAGGTGGAGTTTGAAGGCAGCTTGCAGGACTTCTTTGCCTTTACGCGTGATGACCCTCGTTTTTATTATGAAAATACAGACGCAGGCAAAGAAGAATATATCGCAAAAGCCAACGAATATGTTGATGCAATGCGCACTAAGGTGCCTGAGTATTTTGATCTGATGCCTAAAGCACCGATGGAAGTACGTGCGGTAGAAAAATTCCGTGAAAATTCCGCCGGTAAGGCTTTTTATCAACGCTCAGCACCTGATGGTTCACGCCCAGGTATTTTCTATGCGAACCTCCGTGATACGCGCCTGATGCCAACATATCAGCTTGAAGCACTTGCCTATCATGAAGGTATTCCTGGGCACCACTTCCAGATTGCAATTTCGCAGGAGCTTGATGGTGTACCGCTCTTCCAGCGTACAGCGCGTTTCACTGCTTTCTCTGAAGGATGGGGTTTATATACCGAAGAACTGGGTAAGGACATGGGCTTTTATGCTGATCCATACTCTGATTTTGGACGCCTGGCGATGGAACTGTGGCGCGCGTGTCGTTTGGTGGTAGATACAGGCCTTCACCATAAGAAATGGACACGTGAGCAGGCAATTCAGTATCTGAGTGATAATACACCAAATCCTCTCGGTGATAACATTGCAGCAATTGAACGCTACATAGTTATGCCAGGCCAGGCGACTGCCTATATGGTTGGCAAGCTTAAAATCATGGAACTGCGTGAGAAAGCCAGAGCAGAGCTTGGCGATAAATTTGATTGGCGTGGTTTCCATTCGGTTGTGCTTGCAAATGGCGCCGTACCGCTCTCGATACTTGAAGAAAACGTGAATGCCTAG
- a CDS encoding DUF4170 domain-containing protein, which translates to MADEQLLHLVFGGQVKNPQELTFADIQKLDIVGIYPSYQEAEAAWRSVSQANVDDAMTKYVIVHLHKLLQPSE; encoded by the coding sequence ATGGCGGACGAACAGCTTCTTCATCTTGTTTTTGGCGGTCAGGTAAAAAACCCGCAAGAGCTTACTTTCGCAGATATCCAAAAGCTTGATATCGTAGGCATCTATCCTTCGTATCAGGAAGCCGAAGCGGCTTGGCGTAGTGTTAGCCAGGCAAATGTGGATGACGCTATGACCAAATACGTTATTGTTCACTTGCACAAGCTTCTACAGCCTAGCGAATAA
- a CDS encoding aa3-type cytochrome c oxidase subunit IV, producing MEIKDQEDTYTGFLKIGVRATVAILAVVAFLAMFVA from the coding sequence ATGGAAATCAAAGATCAGGAAGATACATATACGGGTTTTCTGAAAATCGGTGTCCGTGCGACCGTAGCTATCTTGGCTGTTGTAGCTTTTCTGGCAATGTTTGTTGCGTAA
- the hspQ gene encoding heat shock protein HspQ has translation MQEPLNITKDPIFTIGQVVKHRVFSFRGVIFDVDPEFSNSEEWWESIPAEIRPAKDQPFYHIFAENEETSYEAYVSQQNLLADDSDEPVNHPDVSELFGNLVEGKYELGSFPHH, from the coding sequence ATGCAAGAACCGTTAAATATTACAAAAGATCCTATATTCACGATTGGCCAGGTGGTGAAACACCGGGTGTTCTCGTTTCGTGGTGTAATATTTGATGTGGATCCAGAGTTTTCTAATTCTGAGGAATGGTGGGAATCTATCCCTGCGGAAATTCGTCCGGCGAAAGATCAACCTTTCTACCATATTTTCGCTGAAAACGAGGAAACAAGCTATGAGGCTTATGTTTCTCAACAAAATTTGCTTGCGGACGATTCAGATGAACCGGTTAACCACCCGGATGTAAGTGAGTTGTTTGGTAACCTTGTTGAAGGTAAATACGAACTGGGATCATTCCCACACCACTAA
- a CDS encoding heavy-metal-associated domain-containing protein, which produces MKNTITALGLLVAGTFVPAIAEDVQYDIKVDGITCPFCVATSEKALKKIEGVRSVTANLETGIISVCGVEDLELTEEQLRKLFRKKGFTYREFKKSNSCSSEHSKAMKKDADK; this is translated from the coding sequence ATGAAAAATACTATCACAGCATTAGGCCTTTTAGTGGCTGGAACCTTCGTCCCTGCGATAGCTGAAGATGTGCAATATGATATCAAAGTAGACGGTATTACATGCCCTTTCTGTGTGGCTACATCAGAAAAAGCATTGAAGAAAATTGAGGGTGTGCGTTCTGTAACTGCAAATCTTGAAACTGGTATTATTTCAGTGTGTGGTGTTGAAGATTTAGAATTGACGGAAGAGCAGCTACGGAAGCTTTTCCGTAAAAAGGGTTTTACCTACCGAGAGTTCAAGAAATCAAACAGTTGTTCTTCGGAGCATAGTAAGGCGATGAAGAAGGATGCCGATAAATGA
- a CDS encoding FAD-binding oxidoreductase, protein MRVRDSIHEDQLPHSYFTATCNDLDVFRRLEGNVRAEVCVIGGGFTGVATALALAERGKNVVLVEQNYIGWGASGRSVGIIQGTYGPAALDYPKYSEFWEDVAPAVWALGREGLNYVKDTIRKYGIECAPQGGVVELYQSDKHVEQLQQSIEVMARHGLHNHAELLGEDMIAQAGGIQTAVAGYAHKNWFSCHPMNLIRGEARAAENQGVKIFEDARVQHIDRGEKLVVDTGYGRVTADKVILAGNAYLGDLVPELGKSVKAVGRYVIATEQLGEGRVPDIFKYASSLSFCGDNTEIISKSADNRLLFAGGDMVAGSHPSSIREHLQPKLAHYFPDLSGVKVEFEWGGYYGAGTQPFPQLGRVSDNILFAHAYEGQGIASAHVVAELIAEAVTGESDRFETLSNSVNGKNSGWQSVRETLSAIGTAVNIFKR, encoded by the coding sequence ATGCGCGTTCGCGACAGCATTCATGAAGATCAGCTACCACATAGCTATTTCACTGCGACATGTAATGATCTTGATGTCTTTAGAAGGCTAGAAGGCAATGTTCGCGCTGAAGTGTGTGTTATTGGTGGTGGTTTCACCGGTGTTGCCACTGCACTAGCTTTAGCGGAACGGGGTAAGAATGTTGTCCTTGTAGAGCAAAATTATATTGGTTGGGGGGCAAGTGGGCGTAGTGTTGGCATAATACAGGGTACATATGGCCCTGCAGCACTTGATTACCCTAAATATAGTGAATTTTGGGAAGATGTTGCTCCAGCCGTATGGGCGCTTGGTCGTGAAGGTTTGAATTATGTCAAAGATACTATCCGCAAGTACGGCATAGAATGTGCGCCGCAAGGCGGAGTTGTTGAGCTGTATCAGTCAGACAAACACGTTGAGCAATTACAGCAATCTATCGAGGTGATGGCAAGGCATGGCCTTCATAACCATGCGGAATTGTTAGGTGAGGATATGATTGCACAGGCAGGCGGTATTCAAACCGCTGTTGCCGGGTATGCCCATAAAAACTGGTTTAGCTGTCATCCTATGAACTTGATCAGGGGAGAAGCCCGGGCTGCCGAAAACCAGGGTGTAAAAATATTCGAAGATGCACGGGTACAGCACATCGACCGCGGTGAAAAACTTGTAGTTGATACCGGTTATGGCCGTGTAACCGCTGACAAGGTTATTCTCGCCGGAAATGCTTACCTTGGAGATCTGGTACCAGAGCTTGGGAAATCCGTTAAGGCCGTAGGCCGGTATGTAATAGCAACTGAACAGCTTGGCGAAGGCCGAGTGCCTGATATTTTTAAATATGCTTCTTCACTTTCTTTCTGCGGCGATAATACGGAAATCATATCAAAGAGTGCCGACAATCGCCTTCTTTTTGCAGGAGGAGATATGGTGGCAGGTTCTCATCCATCCAGTATTAGAGAGCATCTTCAACCAAAACTTGCTCATTATTTTCCCGATCTGTCAGGTGTGAAGGTAGAGTTTGAATGGGGTGGTTATTATGGAGCTGGAACGCAGCCTTTCCCTCAGTTAGGGAGAGTGAGTGACAATATTCTTTTTGCCCATGCATATGAAGGGCAAGGCATTGCATCAGCCCACGTAGTTGCTGAATTGATTGCTGAGGCAGTAACGGGAGAAAGTGATCGATTTGAAACATTGTCAAATTCTGTGAATGGTAAAAATTCTGGTTGGCAATCGGTGCGAGAGACCTTATCTGCCATAGGGACAGCAGTGAATATATTTAAACGATAA